One window of the Desulfatiglans sp. genome contains the following:
- a CDS encoding glutaredoxin family protein, with protein sequence MADQKDVKIYTLSTCSHCRATKEFLNECKIRYDFTDVDILQGEERKAVLDDIRKINPKCSFPTIIIGEKVIIGFKEDEIKEALGL encoded by the coding sequence ATGGCGGATCAGAAGGATGTGAAAATCTACACACTCAGCACATGCAGTCACTGCAGGGCAACCAAAGAGTTTTTAAATGAATGCAAGATCAGATATGATTTTACCGATGTGGACATATTGCAGGGCGAAGAGAGAAAGGCTGTTCTTGATGATATCAGGAAGATTAACCCTAAATGTTCTTTTCCGACAATTATCATAGGAGAAAAGGTTATTATCGGTTTCAAAGAGGATGAGATAAAGGAGGCACTTGGCTTATGA
- a CDS encoding ferredoxin:thioredoxin reductase: MTKEELYEMLKKSQGSKGYFFSSNKERVMDLMEALLVNKERYGYMCCPCRLSSGDRKQDSDIICPCVYREEDLTEFGSCYCNLYVTKDWDEGKVPHIYVPERRPPEKMGF; the protein is encoded by the coding sequence ATGACAAAAGAAGAGCTTTATGAGATGCTGAAAAAGTCACAGGGGTCAAAGGGCTATTTTTTCAGCAGCAATAAAGAGAGGGTCATGGATCTTATGGAGGCACTGCTCGTTAACAAAGAGCGGTATGGCTACATGTGCTGCCCTTGCAGGCTCTCATCCGGTGACCGGAAACAGGATTCAGATATAATCTGTCCCTGCGTATACAGGGAAGAAGACCTCACGGAGTTCGGAAGCTGCTACTGCAACCTCTATGTGACAAAAGATTGGGATGAAGGTAAGGTGCCCCATATATATGTCCCGGAAAGAAGGCCGCCCGAAAAGATGGGGTTCTAG
- a CDS encoding phosphatidylserine/phosphatidylglycerophosphate/cardiolipin synthase family protein, which translates to MVSHKYKKIWFFSLCLFLNACGATHQKREYFENVTLLGRQHLETALLGDNEIQIRYRQGEVNSYLYASWQDLKFDMATHNHGLSEILFSKKPVKILKNPRQIHVRKGDEWQALLKRAISVIAPSGQGMGVSAVLNYQEMVLYRDTDSTIHLAKFSDTPHHIRVTGLLRENEIAAEIARQLDIAGNNEENRKFLFRTESIDHGGIAFVFIDPSLRQTVFLTTPYNPEYSHSSGSNPAMYMARWFYRSGLLTILKNPATTMYRLYCRLRHTTAVLLTGSNSSGKNRNLPYSETEGMDIAGFEAMLDSMFPQNKPFKGNVKFLIDGESFFTRLTQSLNDAKKSIWLRTYIFDNDDYAVKIADFLKRKSHEIKVKVLADHMGCMSAATSLPSSPVPADFKFPDDIFDYLRNDSEVMVRATTNPWFTADHTKTIIIDSNTAFIGGMNIGREYRYEWHDLMMEVKGPVVGRLKKDFRKAWSHAGPFGDIAYLFSGASTSNYDPENEPSELYDIRTLYTKAGATQIFDAQLAAIKNAKRYIYIQNPYFTENRILNELILARARGVDVRVILPSTSDYGFMDSSNIVKTNIMLKNGIRVYQYPRISHIKAAIYDGWACLGSANFDALSLRINLETNLAFSDPGAVQRLKEDLFESDFAVSREVTVPIKVTFMDYMGEMISNQL; encoded by the coding sequence TTGGTTAGTCATAAATATAAAAAAATCTGGTTTTTCTCCCTTTGCCTATTTTTGAACGCATGCGGGGCCACACACCAGAAAAGGGAGTATTTTGAAAATGTCACACTCCTCGGCAGGCAGCACCTTGAAACCGCGCTCCTTGGGGATAATGAGATACAGATAAGGTACAGACAAGGGGAGGTGAACAGCTATCTTTATGCCTCATGGCAAGATCTGAAATTTGACATGGCTACCCATAATCATGGCCTCTCTGAAATCCTTTTTTCAAAAAAACCTGTAAAGATACTGAAAAACCCCAGGCAGATACATGTTAGAAAAGGAGATGAATGGCAGGCCCTGCTTAAAAGGGCCATATCGGTTATTGCGCCTTCGGGGCAGGGCATGGGTGTTTCTGCGGTATTGAATTATCAGGAGATGGTCCTTTACCGTGATACAGACAGCACGATCCATCTCGCAAAATTCAGCGATACACCGCACCATATCAGGGTTACAGGGCTGTTAAGGGAGAATGAGATTGCCGCAGAGATAGCAAGGCAACTTGACATTGCAGGTAACAATGAAGAGAACAGGAAATTCCTTTTTCGTACAGAGAGCATTGACCACGGCGGTATTGCCTTTGTGTTTATTGATCCCAGCCTTAGGCAGACAGTTTTTTTAACAACGCCCTATAACCCTGAATATTCCCACAGTTCAGGTTCAAACCCGGCCATGTATATGGCTCGATGGTTCTACAGGTCCGGGCTTTTAACTATACTGAAAAATCCTGCAACTACCATGTACAGGCTCTATTGCAGGCTAAGACACACTACAGCAGTGTTGCTTACCGGGAGTAACAGTTCTGGAAAGAATCGAAATCTCCCTTACAGTGAAACAGAAGGAATGGATATTGCCGGGTTTGAAGCCATGCTTGACAGCATGTTTCCGCAGAATAAACCCTTTAAGGGAAATGTAAAATTCCTGATAGACGGGGAGAGTTTTTTCACGAGGCTCACACAATCCCTGAATGATGCAAAAAAATCCATCTGGCTCAGGACATATATATTTGATAATGACGATTATGCTGTAAAGATAGCCGATTTCCTGAAAAGAAAATCTCATGAAATTAAAGTTAAGGTGCTGGCTGACCATATGGGGTGCATGAGCGCGGCAACATCACTGCCCTCTTCGCCTGTACCTGCTGATTTTAAGTTCCCTGATGACATCTTTGATTACCTCAGGAATGATTCTGAAGTTATGGTACGGGCCACAACCAATCCATGGTTTACAGCGGATCACACAAAGACGATTATTATAGACAGCAATACTGCCTTTATAGGGGGGATGAATATCGGGAGGGAGTACAGGTATGAGTGGCATGACCTCATGATGGAGGTGAAGGGGCCGGTTGTGGGCAGGCTTAAAAAGGATTTCAGAAAGGCATGGTCACATGCAGGCCCTTTTGGCGATATAGCGTATCTTTTTTCAGGTGCATCCACATCAAATTATGACCCTGAAAACGAGCCCTCTGAGCTGTATGATATAAGAACCCTGTACACAAAGGCGGGCGCCACGCAGATATTTGATGCACAGCTTGCTGCAATAAAAAACGCTAAAAGATATATATACATACAGAACCCCTACTTTACCGAAAACAGGATACTTAACGAACTTATCCTTGCCAGGGCAAGGGGTGTGGATGTGCGGGTTATTCTGCCCTCAACAAGCGATTATGGCTTTATGGACAGCAGTAATATAGTAAAGACAAATATCATGCTTAAAAACGGCATAAGGGTTTATCAATACCCGCGTATATCACACATCAAGGCCGCCATTTACGATGGCTGGGCATGCCTTGGAAGCGCAAACTTTGATGCCCTGAGCTTGAGGATCAACCTTGAAACTAATCTTGCGTTTTCAGACCCGGGTGCAGTTCAAAGATTAAAGGAAGATCTGTTTGAAAGTGATTTTGCGGTATCAAGGGAAGTAACAGTCCCGATCAAGGTTACCTTTATGGATTACATGGGCGAGATGATCTCAAACCAGCTTTGA
- a CDS encoding DUF447 family protein, translated as MATLPDFGFKKGWTYEAIISCFNIDTPHAAPFGIKLIDINRVQLEIYKGSNTLGGLLSTGEFIINFINSPIYFYESIYEGEKLSFTRAKNVKAPVIKDCTAYIEARVSGNEEKKESYIIDAEIISTTMKNAPVLFNRAEGLVIESLITATRVKYLPEGEAEKILKENYRVIKKVAPDSACVKTMEKLLSKCGTF; from the coding sequence ATGGCAACACTACCAGACTTCGGATTTAAAAAAGGCTGGACATATGAGGCTATTATTTCATGTTTTAATATTGATACACCCCATGCCGCTCCCTTTGGGATAAAACTTATAGACATAAATAGAGTTCAACTGGAAATCTACAAGGGTTCAAATACACTGGGTGGTTTATTGAGTACAGGCGAATTTATAATAAACTTCATTAATAGCCCGATATATTTTTATGAATCCATATATGAAGGGGAAAAACTCTCATTTACCCGGGCCAAAAATGTTAAGGCTCCTGTAATCAAGGATTGCACTGCATATATAGAAGCCAGAGTTTCTGGTAATGAAGAAAAAAAAGAGAGCTATATTATCGATGCTGAAATCATCAGCACCACTATGAAGAATGCCCCTGTGCTATTTAATCGAGCAGAGGGTCTTGTTATTGAGAGCCTTATTACCGCTACACGGGTAAAATATCTGCCCGAGGGTGAGGCAGAAAAAATATTAAAGGAAAATTACAGGGTAATAAAAAAGGTGGCCCCTGATTCAGCCTGTGTTAAAACAATGGAGAAGCTGTTAAGCAAATGCGGAACATTTTAA
- a CDS encoding HDIG domain-containing protein, with product MSYPDYNKCILLLESEGVTSRVINHVKAVHGFCLIIGKRLIEKGYMINMPLIEAGALLHDIGRSKTHGLEHALAGCKTAKRLGLPDDLIAIIRNHIGAGITKEEALKNGLPGEDYFPVTLEEKIVAAADNLAAGERLQTIRQHEENLLKKCIAEGAKRCVDLHRELSRMCGMDLDKLLAE from the coding sequence ATGTCATACCCGGATTATAACAAATGCATCCTGCTCCTTGAATCTGAAGGGGTAACCTCACGTGTAATTAACCATGTGAAGGCCGTTCATGGTTTTTGCTTGATCATTGGAAAGAGGTTGATTGAAAAGGGTTACATGATAAACATGCCCCTTATCGAGGCCGGCGCTCTTTTGCATGATATAGGCAGATCAAAAACCCACGGGCTTGAACACGCCCTTGCCGGATGTAAAACAGCAAAAAGGCTGGGTCTCCCCGATGATCTCATCGCCATAATAAGAAACCATATCGGGGCCGGTATTACAAAGGAAGAGGCACTGAAAAACGGTCTGCCGGGCGAGGATTATTTCCCTGTTACACTGGAGGAAAAGATAGTTGCGGCAGCAGATAACCTTGCAGCAGGAGAGAGGCTCCAGACCATAAGGCAGCATGAAGAAAATCTACTCAAGAAGTGTATAGCCGAAGGGGCTAAAAGGTGTGTTGACCTTCACAGGGAGCTTTCCAGAATGTGTGGCATGGATCTGGATAAGCTTTTAGCCGAGTAG